Proteins from a single region of Pseudomonas ekonensis:
- a CDS encoding thiolase family protein, producing the protein MREVVIVDSVRTGLAKSFRGKFNMTRPDDMAAHCVNALLTRNDIDPASVEDCIVGAGSNEGAQGHNIGRNVAVLSRLGTGTAGMTLNRFCSSGLQAIAIAANQIASGCSDIIVAGGVESISLTLKSVNTDHLINPLLKQRVPGIYHTMGQTAETVARRYGVTREAQDRYALQSQLRTAQAQAAGLFDDEIVPMAVKYRVEDKATGAGQILDGIVDRDDCNRPDTTYESLAGLKPVFAEDGSVTAGNSSQLSDGASMTLVMSLEKALRLGLKPKAFFRGFTVAGCEPDEMGIGPVFSVPKLLKAKGLQVADIDLWELNEAFASQCLYSRDRLEIDNERYNVNGGSISIGHPFGMTGSRQVGHLVRELQRRNLRYGIVTMCVGGGMGATGLFEAVR; encoded by the coding sequence ATGCGTGAAGTGGTGATCGTCGACAGCGTCCGGACCGGCCTGGCCAAGTCCTTTCGCGGCAAGTTCAATATGACCCGTCCCGATGACATGGCGGCCCATTGCGTCAATGCGTTGCTCACCCGCAACGACATCGACCCGGCCAGCGTCGAGGACTGCATCGTCGGCGCCGGCTCCAACGAAGGCGCCCAGGGCCACAACATCGGCCGCAACGTGGCGGTGCTGTCGCGCCTGGGCACCGGCACCGCCGGCATGACCCTCAACCGCTTCTGCTCGTCCGGCCTGCAGGCGATCGCGATCGCGGCCAACCAGATCGCTTCCGGCTGCAGCGACATCATCGTGGCCGGCGGCGTCGAGTCGATCAGCCTGACCCTCAAGAGCGTCAACACCGACCACCTGATCAACCCGCTGCTCAAGCAACGGGTGCCGGGCATCTATCACACCATGGGCCAGACCGCCGAAACGGTGGCCCGGCGCTATGGCGTCACCCGCGAAGCGCAGGACCGCTATGCGCTGCAAAGCCAGCTGCGCACCGCCCAGGCCCAGGCGGCGGGGCTGTTCGACGATGAGATCGTGCCGATGGCGGTGAAGTACCGGGTCGAGGACAAGGCCACCGGCGCCGGGCAGATCCTCGACGGCATTGTCGACCGCGACGACTGCAACCGCCCCGACACCACCTACGAAAGCCTGGCCGGGCTCAAACCGGTGTTCGCCGAGGACGGTTCGGTGACCGCCGGCAACTCGTCGCAACTGTCCGACGGCGCGTCGATGACCCTGGTGATGAGCCTGGAGAAGGCCTTGCGGTTGGGGCTCAAGCCCAAGGCGTTTTTCCGCGGCTTCACCGTGGCCGGCTGCGAGCCGGACGAAATGGGCATCGGCCCGGTGTTCTCGGTGCCGAAACTGCTCAAGGCCAAGGGCCTGCAAGTGGCGGACATCGATCTGTGGGAGCTCAACGAGGCGTTCGCCTCGCAGTGCCTGTACAGCCGCGACCGGCTGGAGATCGACAACGAGCGGTACAACGTCAACGGCGGTTCGATTTCCATCGGCCATCCGTTCGGCATGACCGGGTCGCGTC